From one Rhizobium lentis genomic stretch:
- a CDS encoding DNA recombination protein RmuC has translation MTVHSESLALSVASISPAMLALAGGLFVALVLLMIILLLRGASHRREQAEEARLRAGESEARMAELLKVQAEMQGRIAAMAEVFGARQSELNQAISQRLDGMSQRVNSTITEQTKSTHENLQRLQERLAVIDAAQNNIQTLAKDVVGLQAILSNKQTRGAFGQSRMETIVADGLPMGAYAFQQTLSNGSRPDCTIRMPNGAPPLVIDAKFPLEAWNAIRDAGSPEAGKIAGQQFRRDMEIHIRDISEKYLIQGETQDTAFLFVPSESIFAEIHENFEALVQKAHRARIVIVSPSLLMLSIQVIQAVLKDQRMRAQAHLIQGEVAILMDDLGRLDERVRKLQGHFAMAQKDIDMVVTSADKLTKRGAKIEALEFEAGGDAKPARDSEAPAKSVESRTGLLKLRVVDEE, from the coding sequence ATGACCGTCCATTCCGAATCGCTCGCCCTTTCCGTCGCCTCGATCAGCCCGGCCATGCTGGCGCTTGCCGGCGGCCTTTTCGTCGCCCTCGTGCTTTTGATGATCATTCTGCTCTTGCGCGGCGCCAGCCATCGCCGCGAGCAGGCGGAGGAGGCGCGCCTGCGAGCTGGCGAAAGCGAGGCGCGCATGGCCGAGCTTTTGAAGGTCCAGGCGGAGATGCAGGGCCGCATCGCGGCCATGGCCGAGGTTTTCGGCGCGCGGCAGAGCGAACTCAACCAAGCGATCAGCCAGCGCCTCGACGGCATGTCGCAGCGCGTCAACTCGACGATCACCGAGCAGACGAAGTCGACGCATGAGAACCTGCAGCGGCTGCAGGAGCGGCTGGCGGTCATCGATGCCGCACAGAACAATATCCAGACGCTCGCCAAGGACGTCGTCGGGCTGCAGGCCATTCTTTCCAACAAACAGACGCGCGGCGCCTTCGGCCAGTCGAGGATGGAGACGATTGTCGCCGACGGCCTGCCGATGGGCGCCTATGCCTTCCAGCAGACGCTCTCGAACGGCTCGCGGCCGGACTGCACGATCCGCATGCCGAACGGTGCGCCGCCGCTTGTCATCGATGCGAAGTTCCCGCTCGAAGCCTGGAACGCGATCCGCGATGCCGGCAGCCCCGAGGCCGGCAAGATCGCCGGCCAGCAGTTCCGCCGCGACATGGAGATCCACATCCGCGATATTTCCGAGAAATATCTGATTCAGGGAGAAACCCAGGATACGGCCTTTCTCTTCGTACCATCGGAATCGATCTTCGCCGAGATCCACGAGAACTTTGAGGCGCTGGTGCAGAAGGCGCACCGCGCGCGCATCGTCATCGTCTCGCCGTCGCTGCTGATGCTGTCGATCCAGGTCATCCAGGCCGTGCTGAAGGATCAGCGCATGCGGGCGCAGGCGCATCTGATTCAGGGCGAGGTGGCGATCCTGATGGACGATCTCGGCCGGCTCGACGAGCGGGTGCGCAAGCTGCAGGGTCATTTCGCCATGGCGCAGAAAGATATCGACATGGTGGTGACGTCAGCAGACAAGCTCACCAAGCGCGGCGCCAAGATCGAGGCGCTGGAATTCGAGGCAGGCGGCGACGCCAAGCCCGCCCGCGACAGCGAGGCTCCGGCCAAATCCGTGGAAAGCCGTACCGGCCTTCTCAAGCTTCGGGTGGTTGACGAGGAGTAA
- the fmt gene encoding methionyl-tRNA formyltransferase, protein MSLRIIFMGTPEFSVPTLRLLVDAGHSIVAVYTQPPRPGGRRGLDLQKSPVHQAAELLGLPVFTPVNFKAPEERQRFAAFNADVAVVVAYGLLLPEAILNGTREGCYNGHASLLPRWRGAAPIQRAIMAGDDKTGMMVMKMDKGLDTGAVALTREVEIGPNMTAGELHDRLMQVGAKAMAEAMVKLEMNDLPLTPQPEEGVLYASKIDKAETRIDFAKPALEVHNHIRGLAPFPGAWFELEISGRPERVKVLGSELTEGRGVAGQLLTDDLVVACATAAVRLTRLQKAGGKPLAAADFLRGTPLGAGTRLS, encoded by the coding sequence ATGTCTCTTCGCATCATCTTCATGGGAACGCCGGAGTTCTCGGTTCCGACCCTGCGCCTGCTCGTCGATGCCGGCCACAGTATCGTCGCCGTCTACACCCAGCCGCCGCGACCGGGCGGCCGGCGCGGGCTCGATCTGCAGAAATCGCCGGTGCATCAGGCGGCGGAATTGCTCGGCCTGCCGGTCTTCACACCGGTCAATTTCAAGGCCCCGGAGGAGCGCCAGCGCTTTGCCGCCTTCAATGCCGATGTCGCTGTCGTCGTCGCGTATGGCTTGCTGCTGCCGGAGGCGATTTTGAACGGCACCCGCGAGGGCTGCTACAACGGCCATGCCTCGCTGTTGCCGCGCTGGCGGGGTGCCGCCCCCATCCAGCGGGCAATCATGGCCGGCGACGATAAGACCGGCATGATGGTGATGAAGATGGACAAGGGTCTCGATACCGGCGCAGTCGCGCTGACCCGCGAAGTCGAGATCGGCCCGAACATGACGGCAGGCGAATTGCATGACCGGCTGATGCAGGTCGGCGCCAAGGCGATGGCGGAAGCCATGGTGAAGCTGGAGATGAACGACCTGCCGTTGACGCCGCAGCCGGAAGAGGGCGTGCTCTATGCCTCCAAGATCGACAAGGCCGAGACGCGCATCGATTTCGCCAAGCCAGCGCTAGAGGTGCACAACCATATCCGCGGCCTTGCGCCGTTTCCCGGCGCCTGGTTCGAGTTGGAGATCAGCGGTCGGCCGGAACGGGTGAAGGTGCTGGGATCCGAGCTCACGGAAGGGCGGGGCGTTGCGGGACAGTTGCTGACCGACGATCTTGTCGTCGCCTGCGCTACCGCCGCCGTGCGGCTGACACGGCTGCAGAAAGCAGGCGGCAAGCCGCTGGCCGCGGCGGATTTCCTCCGCGGCACGCCGCTCGGCGCCGGCACGAGGCTTTCCTGA
- a CDS encoding pyrimidine 5'-nucleotidase produces the protein MTKIDRTPERADFEHVTDWVFDLDNTLYPHHVNLFAQIDKNMTAYVAALLQMEREEARKLQKQYYLDHGTTLQGLMIHHGIDPNDFLEKAHAIDYSGLTPQPELGEAIKALPGRKFIFTNGSVRHAEMTAGALGILEHFDDIFDIVAADYVPKPAQATYDKFAALKRVETNRAAMFEDLPRNLTVPKALGMQTVLLVPRNLEETVVEWWEKTSGEEDHIDFVTDDLAAFLGKITGPG, from the coding sequence ATGACAAAGATCGACCGCACGCCTGAAAGAGCCGATTTCGAACACGTCACCGACTGGGTGTTCGACCTCGACAACACACTCTATCCCCATCACGTCAACCTCTTCGCGCAGATCGACAAGAACATGACCGCCTATGTCGCGGCGCTCCTGCAGATGGAGCGGGAGGAAGCGCGCAAGCTGCAGAAGCAGTATTATCTCGACCACGGCACGACGCTGCAGGGCCTGATGATCCATCATGGCATCGATCCGAACGACTTCCTCGAAAAGGCGCATGCGATCGACTATTCGGGCCTGACGCCGCAGCCGGAGCTCGGCGAGGCGATCAAGGCGCTGCCGGGGCGCAAGTTCATCTTTACCAACGGCAGCGTCAGGCATGCCGAGATGACGGCCGGCGCGCTCGGCATTCTCGAGCATTTCGACGACATCTTCGATATCGTCGCCGCCGACTACGTGCCGAAGCCGGCGCAGGCGACCTATGACAAGTTTGCGGCGCTGAAGCGCGTTGAAACGAACAGGGCGGCGATGTTCGAGGATCTGCCGCGCAATCTGACGGTGCCGAAGGCGCTCGGCATGCAGACCGTGCTGCTGGTGCCGCGCAATCTGGAAGAGACGGTCGTCGAATGGTGGGAAAAGACCAGCGGCGAGGAGGATCACATCGATTTCGTCACCGACGACCTCGCCGCCTTCCTCGGCAAGATCACCGGTCCCGGCTGA
- a CDS encoding LOG family protein, with the protein MAKGRNGGSRRKDGVWDPLKSSSTDRQRAEAVPKTPQTLSPAYRLAYVDEDFLCREELRPIRLQLELLKTEMMLTERGIRSTVVMFGGARIPAPGQSAWAARNDIQRANLEGASVYYDEARKFARLCSKYSASLDFQEYVIVTGGGPGVMEAGNRGAADEGAPSIGLNIVLPHEQAPNAYVTPELSFNFHYFAIRKMHFMVRAKAIAVFPGGFGTLDEFFECLTLIQTGRMERLPLILFGEAFWRSIINFEALAEFGTIAPDDVKLISFVDTAEAAWKIIQEFYEHRE; encoded by the coding sequence ATGGCGAAGGGACGAAACGGCGGTTCGCGGCGCAAGGACGGTGTATGGGATCCGCTGAAGAGCAGTTCGACCGACAGGCAGCGCGCAGAAGCCGTGCCGAAGACGCCACAAACGCTGTCGCCGGCCTATCGGCTCGCCTATGTCGACGAGGATTTCCTCTGTCGTGAAGAATTGCGGCCGATCCGCCTGCAGCTGGAACTCTTGAAGACGGAGATGATGCTGACCGAACGCGGCATCCGCTCGACGGTCGTCATGTTCGGCGGGGCCCGCATTCCCGCTCCCGGCCAGAGTGCCTGGGCGGCACGCAACGACATCCAGCGCGCCAATCTCGAGGGGGCGTCGGTCTATTATGACGAGGCGCGCAAATTTGCCCGTCTCTGCTCGAAATATTCGGCCAGCCTCGATTTCCAGGAATATGTCATCGTCACCGGCGGCGGCCCCGGCGTCATGGAGGCGGGCAATCGCGGCGCGGCCGACGAGGGCGCGCCGTCAATCGGCCTCAACATCGTGCTGCCGCACGAGCAGGCCCCGAACGCCTATGTGACGCCGGAACTCAGCTTCAACTTCCACTATTTCGCCATTCGCAAGATGCATTTCATGGTGCGCGCCAAGGCGATCGCGGTGTTCCCCGGCGGCTTCGGGACGCTCGACGAATTCTTTGAATGCCTGACCTTGATCCAGACCGGCCGCATGGAGCGCCTGCCGCTGATCCTCTTCGGCGAGGCCTTCTGGCGAAGCATCATCAATTTCGAGGCCTTGGCCGAATTCGGCACGATCGCGCCGGATGACGTCAAGCTGATCAGCTTCGTCGACACCGCCGAAGCCGCGTGGAAGATCATCCAGGAATTCTACGAGCATCGGGAGTAG
- a CDS encoding EF-hand domain-containing protein has translation MYRNKLILAALSSAFVFGAAAGTGFAAPGDGPRPHPGMGRPGPAAFREVTYIRMLKQFDTNKDGKVSKEEATAGLDKVFATIDTNNDGSLTPGEIRQYREAQMKAMKDERKQEAGENEDANAAPDMLDNDDQGRPPREGHEGRDGHHWMRHGGNFMRASMMMRRVDTDEDGQISKQEAVSAFDKLFTRMDRNKDGVISIDDMPDRPLL, from the coding sequence ATGTACCGCAACAAGCTGATACTGGCAGCGCTTTCCTCCGCCTTCGTCTTCGGCGCAGCCGCCGGGACAGGCTTTGCCGCGCCCGGGGACGGTCCTCGCCCGCATCCCGGCATGGGCCGTCCGGGTCCGGCGGCCTTCCGCGAAGTCACCTATATCAGAATGCTCAAGCAGTTCGACACGAACAAGGACGGCAAGGTCTCCAAGGAAGAGGCGACCGCCGGCCTAGACAAGGTCTTCGCAACGATCGATACCAATAATGACGGCTCCCTGACCCCGGGCGAAATCCGCCAGTATCGGGAAGCCCAGATGAAGGCGATGAAGGACGAGCGCAAGCAGGAGGCCGGCGAAAACGAAGACGCCAACGCCGCGCCCGACATGTTGGACAATGACGATCAGGGGCGGCCGCCGCGCGAGGGTCACGAAGGCCGCGACGGACATCACTGGATGCGCCATGGCGGCAACTTCATGCGCGCTTCGATGATGATGCGTCGGGTCGACACCGACGAGGACGGCCAGATTTCCAAACAGGAAGCCGTCTCCGCCTTCGACAAGCTGTTTACACGCATGGACCGCAACAAGGACGGCGTCATCTCGATCGACGACATGCCGGACCGGCCGCTGCTGTAA
- a CDS encoding globin-coupled sensor protein, protein MTSQQTDNALRQRLDFIELDEAARRSMRDLSPVISELIGAALDKFYAKVARTPAVSGFFADKSHVAHAKKRQQDHWANLASGTFDERYVDGVTAVGRTHASIGLEPRWYVGGYALVLSELVKGIMEKQWPSVFARQQGRQLAEKLSAVIKSGMLDMDYSISVYLETLEAKRRAVEEQRAQAEADQAMALEELRRGLEALSNGDLEATLPSDLPGNFKQMAEHYNRAVKALRQSFASVRDTSGQIMNGADAISNATNDLALRTAQQAAGVEESSAALQQLSVSVGQTAANAEKASDAVRETQQKAKNSGELVTSAVSAMAGIEKSSTEISKIIGVIDEIAFQTNLLALNAGVEAARAGDAGKGFAVVAQEVRQLAQRTAEAAKEIKNLISQSSTQVNEGVGIVSSTGEALSDMISRIDIINRFVADIAAAARDQATGVNEVSVAIRSMGEITQQNSGMVEHTSAETRRLNGEVEKLIELLRRFRARPEGHAVTAARRAA, encoded by the coding sequence ATGACATCCCAGCAGACCGACAATGCTCTCAGGCAGCGCCTCGATTTCATCGAACTGGACGAGGCGGCGCGCCGGTCGATGCGGGATCTCAGCCCGGTCATCTCGGAGCTGATCGGCGCCGCCCTCGATAAATTTTACGCCAAGGTCGCCAGGACCCCCGCGGTCTCGGGCTTCTTCGCCGATAAGAGCCATGTCGCCCATGCCAAGAAGCGCCAGCAGGATCATTGGGCCAATCTCGCCAGCGGCACCTTCGACGAGCGCTATGTCGACGGCGTGACCGCGGTCGGCCGGACGCACGCCAGCATCGGGCTGGAGCCGCGCTGGTATGTCGGCGGCTATGCGCTTGTTCTGTCCGAACTCGTCAAGGGTATCATGGAGAAGCAATGGCCGTCGGTCTTCGCGCGCCAGCAAGGCAGGCAGCTCGCCGAGAAACTGTCGGCAGTCATCAAATCGGGCATGCTCGACATGGATTATTCGATCTCGGTCTATCTCGAGACGCTTGAAGCCAAGCGCCGGGCCGTTGAGGAGCAGCGGGCCCAGGCCGAAGCCGATCAGGCGATGGCGCTGGAAGAGTTGCGCCGCGGTCTCGAAGCGCTGTCGAACGGCGATCTCGAAGCCACTCTGCCGTCCGACCTGCCCGGCAATTTCAAGCAGATGGCCGAGCATTACAACCGTGCCGTCAAGGCCCTTCGCCAGTCCTTCGCGTCCGTGCGCGACACCTCGGGCCAGATCATGAACGGCGCCGACGCCATCTCCAACGCGACCAACGACCTGGCGTTGCGCACCGCCCAGCAGGCAGCGGGCGTCGAGGAGAGTTCGGCCGCCCTGCAGCAGCTTTCCGTCAGCGTCGGCCAGACGGCTGCCAATGCCGAGAAGGCCTCCGACGCGGTGCGCGAGACGCAGCAGAAGGCGAAGAATTCCGGTGAACTCGTCACCAGCGCGGTCTCGGCGATGGCCGGGATCGAGAAATCCTCGACGGAAATTTCCAAGATCATCGGCGTCATCGACGAGATCGCCTTCCAGACCAATCTTCTGGCGCTGAATGCCGGCGTCGAGGCAGCGCGCGCCGGTGATGCCGGCAAGGGTTTTGCCGTCGTCGCCCAGGAAGTCCGCCAACTCGCCCAGCGCACTGCCGAAGCCGCCAAGGAGATCAAGAACCTGATCTCGCAGAGCTCGACCCAGGTCAATGAGGGTGTCGGCATCGTCTCCAGCACCGGCGAGGCGCTGAGCGACATGATCAGCCGCATCGACATCATCAACCGCTTCGTCGCCGATATCGCCGCTGCCGCCCGCGATCAGGCAACCGGGGTCAACGAGGTCAGCGTGGCGATCCGCAGCATGGGCGAAATCACCCAGCAGAATTCGGGCATGGTCGAGCACACCTCGGCCGAAACCCGCCGCCTCAACGGCGAGGTGGAGAAGCTGATCGAACTGCTGCGCCGCTTCCGCGCCCGCCCGGAGGGCCATGCCGTCACCGCCGCCCGCCGGGCCGCGTGA
- the dapE gene encoding succinyl-diaminopimelate desuccinylase, whose protein sequence is MTATDPVANLQTLIRCPSVTPAEGGALTALAAMLAPLGFKVDKVTAREEGTPDIENLYARLGKDGPHLMFAGHTDVVPVGDEAAWTHPPFAAEISKGELFGRGAVDMKGGIACFVAAVARHIEKNGPPAGSISFLITGDEEGPAINGTTKLLDWAAERGERWDACLVGEPTNPDRLGDMIKIGRRGSLSGRITVHGVQGHAAYPHLADNPVRGMLQLTQALMDPPFDGGTDDFQPSNLEVTTVDVGNPATNVIPAKASASFNIRFNDSWTVETLRAEILRRLDAAAGSGQLRPGREPVKYDIVWADRPSHVFLTRNNALIASLSSAIERVAGRSPKLSTTGGTSDARFIKDHCPVVEFGLVGQTMHMVDERVTVADLETLTAIYETFIDRWFAHAGS, encoded by the coding sequence ATGACCGCTACCGATCCCGTCGCCAATCTGCAGACGCTGATTCGCTGCCCCTCCGTCACGCCCGCTGAAGGCGGCGCGCTCACGGCGCTCGCGGCGATGCTCGCACCGCTCGGCTTTAAAGTCGACAAGGTGACGGCGCGCGAAGAGGGAACGCCCGACATCGAGAACCTCTATGCCCGGCTCGGCAAGGACGGCCCGCATCTGATGTTTGCCGGTCATACCGATGTCGTGCCGGTCGGCGACGAAGCGGCCTGGACGCATCCGCCCTTTGCCGCCGAGATATCGAAGGGCGAGCTTTTCGGCCGCGGTGCCGTCGACATGAAGGGCGGCATTGCCTGTTTCGTCGCCGCCGTCGCCCGCCATATCGAAAAGAACGGGCCGCCCGCCGGCTCGATTTCGTTCCTGATCACCGGCGATGAAGAAGGCCCGGCGATCAACGGCACGACCAAACTCCTGGACTGGGCTGCCGAACGCGGCGAACGCTGGGACGCCTGCCTGGTGGGCGAACCGACCAATCCGGACAGGCTCGGCGACATGATCAAGATCGGCCGGCGCGGATCGCTGTCGGGCAGGATCACCGTGCATGGAGTCCAGGGCCATGCCGCCTACCCGCACCTTGCCGACAATCCGGTGCGCGGGATGCTGCAACTGACTCAGGCGCTGATGGACCCGCCCTTCGACGGCGGTACCGACGATTTCCAGCCGTCGAACCTCGAGGTGACGACGGTCGATGTCGGCAATCCGGCCACCAATGTCATTCCGGCCAAGGCGTCGGCAAGCTTCAACATCCGCTTCAACGACAGCTGGACCGTCGAAACGCTGCGCGCCGAAATCCTGCGGCGGCTCGACGCCGCCGCCGGCAGCGGCCAGCTGCGTCCGGGCCGGGAGCCGGTGAAATACGACATCGTCTGGGCCGATCGTCCGAGCCATGTCTTCCTGACGCGCAACAACGCCCTGATCGCCTCGCTGTCGTCCGCCATCGAACGTGTGGCCGGCCGGTCGCCCAAGCTCTCGACCACCGGCGGCACCTCGGATGCGCGGTTCATCAAGGACCATTGCCCAGTCGTCGAATTCGGCCTCGTCGGCCAGACGATGCACATGGTCGACGAGCGCGTCACTGTTGCCGATCTGGAGACCTTGACGGCGATCTACGAGACCTTCATCGACCGCTGGTTCGCCCATGCCGGGTCTTAA
- the truA gene encoding tRNA pseudouridine(38-40) synthase TruA has protein sequence MPRFRMTVEYDGGPYVGWQRQENGPSVQGALEAAVLSLTGETVSIRGAGRTDSGVHAMGQVIHADLSKGWSPYKLQNALNAHLRLAGERVSILDVEAVPDFFDARFSALRRHYLYRIISRRAPLALDAGKAWWVPKALDHEVMHAAAQRLVGRHDFSTFRSAHCQANSSVRTLDRLDVTRNGELIEIRATAQSFLHNQIRSFAGTLKLAGEGKWTPDDVEAALQARDRKACGPVAPPEGLYFLQVDYPEVITDRRRPADQNDDDPS, from the coding sequence ATGCCGCGTTTCCGCATGACCGTCGAATATGACGGTGGCCCCTATGTCGGCTGGCAGCGGCAGGAGAACGGCCCGTCGGTGCAGGGCGCGCTTGAAGCCGCAGTGCTGTCATTGACCGGCGAGACGGTGTCGATCCGCGGCGCCGGACGCACCGATTCCGGCGTCCACGCCATGGGACAGGTGATCCATGCCGATCTTTCCAAGGGCTGGTCACCCTACAAGCTGCAGAACGCCCTGAACGCACATCTGAGGCTTGCCGGCGAGCGTGTCTCCATTCTCGACGTCGAGGCGGTGCCCGACTTCTTCGATGCCCGCTTCTCCGCCCTCAGGCGCCACTATCTCTACCGCATCATCAGCCGCCGGGCGCCGCTGGCGCTCGACGCCGGCAAGGCCTGGTGGGTGCCGAAGGCGCTCGATCACGAGGTCATGCATGCCGCCGCCCAGAGGCTGGTCGGCCGCCACGACTTTTCCACCTTCCGCTCCGCTCATTGCCAGGCAAACAGCTCGGTGCGCACGCTCGACCGGCTTGACGTGACGCGAAACGGCGAGCTGATCGAGATCCGCGCCACGGCGCAGAGCTTCCTCCACAATCAGATCCGGTCCTTCGCCGGCACGTTGAAGCTCGCCGGCGAAGGCAAATGGACGCCCGATGATGTCGAGGCGGCGCTTCAGGCGCGCGACCGCAAGGCCTGCGGCCCGGTGGCGCCGCCGGAAGGGCTCTATTTCCTGCAGGTGGATTATCCCGAGGTGATCACCGACCGCCGCAGGCCGGCCGACCAAAACGACGACGATCCGTCATAA
- the dapD gene encoding 2,3,4,5-tetrahydropyridine-2,6-dicarboxylate N-succinyltransferase, translated as MSAIDLASLEKIIETAFDNRDNVNTSTKGEVRDAVEAALDLLDAGKARVATRGDDGAWTVNQWLKKAVLLSFRLNDMEVVKGGSGSSTWWDKVPSKFEGWGENQFRAAGFRAVPNCVVRRSAYIATNAILMPSFVNLGAYVGEGTMVDTWATVGSCAQIGKHVHLSGGVGIGGVLEPMQAGPTIIEDNCFIGARSEVVEGCIIREGSVLGMGVYIGKSTKIVDRATGEVMYGEVPPYSVVVAGSMPSGNATMANGQPAPHLYCAVIVKRVDERTRSKTGINELLRD; from the coding sequence ATGAGCGCCATCGACCTCGCCTCCCTCGAAAAGATCATCGAAACCGCCTTCGACAATCGCGACAATGTGAACACGTCGACCAAGGGCGAGGTTCGCGACGCGGTCGAAGCGGCGCTCGATCTGCTCGACGCCGGCAAGGCCCGCGTGGCGACGCGCGGCGACGATGGCGCCTGGACGGTCAATCAGTGGCTGAAGAAGGCGGTGCTGCTCTCCTTCCGCCTTAACGACATGGAGGTGGTCAAGGGCGGCTCGGGCAGTTCCACTTGGTGGGACAAGGTGCCCTCGAAATTCGAGGGCTGGGGCGAGAACCAGTTCCGTGCCGCGGGCTTCCGCGCCGTGCCGAACTGCGTCGTGCGCCGCTCGGCCTATATCGCCACGAATGCGATCCTGATGCCCTCCTTCGTCAATCTCGGCGCCTATGTCGGCGAGGGCACGATGGTCGACACCTGGGCGACGGTCGGCTCCTGCGCGCAGATCGGCAAGCATGTGCATCTCTCCGGCGGCGTCGGTATCGGCGGCGTGCTCGAACCGATGCAGGCAGGACCGACGATCATCGAGGACAATTGCTTCATCGGCGCCCGGTCCGAGGTGGTCGAGGGCTGCATCATCCGTGAAGGCTCCGTGCTCGGCATGGGCGTCTATATCGGCAAGTCGACCAAGATCGTCGATCGCGCCACCGGCGAGGTGATGTACGGCGAAGTGCCGCCCTACTCCGTCGTCGTCGCCGGCTCGATGCCGTCGGGCAATGCGACGATGGCGAACGGCCAGCCGGCGCCGCATCTCTACTGCGCCGTCATCGTCAAGCGCGTCGATGAACGGACCCGCTCCAAGACCGGCATCAACGAGCTGCTCAGAGATTGA
- the def gene encoding peptide deformylase has product MTIKPLIILPDPLLRQLSKPIERVDADLQRLADDMLDTMYDAPGIGLAAIQIGVPRRMLVIDVSREGEEKQPQVFINPEIVKSSNERSVYEEGCLSIPDYYAEVERPAVVSVKYLDREGKEQLVEADGLLATCLQHEIDHLNGVLFIDHISRLKREMVIKKFTKAAKTKAL; this is encoded by the coding sequence ATGACCATCAAGCCACTCATCATTCTTCCCGATCCCCTTCTCCGCCAGCTCTCCAAGCCGATCGAGCGGGTGGACGCCGACCTTCAGCGTCTTGCCGACGACATGCTGGACACCATGTACGACGCGCCGGGCATCGGCCTTGCTGCGATCCAGATCGGCGTGCCGCGCCGCATGCTGGTCATCGATGTGTCGCGCGAGGGCGAGGAGAAGCAGCCGCAGGTCTTCATCAATCCGGAGATCGTCAAATCTTCCAACGAGCGTTCGGTCTATGAGGAGGGCTGCCTGTCGATCCCGGATTATTATGCCGAGGTCGAGCGCCCGGCTGTCGTGTCGGTCAAATATCTCGATCGCGAGGGCAAGGAACAGCTGGTGGAAGCCGACGGCCTGCTCGCCACCTGCCTGCAGCACGAGATCGACCATTTGAACGGCGTGCTCTTCATCGATCATATCTCGCGGCTGAAGCGGGAGATGGTGATCAAGAAGTTCACCAAGGCGGCGAAGACGAAGGCGCTCTGA
- a CDS encoding type II toxin-antitoxin system VapC family toxin gives MIVLDTNVISELQGRTHSERVLNWLDAYDVETLFLTTISVGEMRYGLELLDDGRRKKALISDFNRIESEFSGRILGFSLSAANRYGLLAAARRKAGRPVETKDAMIAAICLANGATLATRNTRDFEGLDLKLVNPFEDG, from the coding sequence ATGATCGTCCTTGATACCAACGTAATTTCCGAATTGCAGGGAAGAACCCATAGCGAGCGGGTATTGAACTGGCTAGACGCTTACGACGTCGAGACGCTTTTTCTGACAACGATCTCCGTGGGGGAAATGCGCTATGGGCTTGAACTCCTTGATGACGGCAGGCGAAAGAAAGCATTGATTTCCGACTTCAACCGGATCGAATCCGAATTTTCTGGTCGCATACTCGGTTTTTCGCTTAGTGCGGCGAATCGTTACGGCCTCCTCGCTGCGGCGCGCAGAAAGGCGGGACGGCCGGTGGAAACGAAGGATGCGATGATCGCCGCCATCTGCCTTGCGAACGGCGCGACGCTCGCCACCCGCAACACCAGAGATTTCGAAGGGCTTGATCTCAAGCTCGTAAACCCGTTTGAAGACGGCTGA
- a CDS encoding FitA-like ribbon-helix-helix domain-containing protein, which translates to MGDLLIRDVPEAMKRQLQESAQRNGRSLSEEAIEIIRRQIAAERSGAPAGRRLRSLMGEERLSDDEVEAIAASRHERDREPPSFDK; encoded by the coding sequence ATGGGCGATCTGCTTATTCGAGATGTTCCGGAAGCGATGAAGCGGCAGCTTCAGGAAAGTGCCCAGCGCAATGGCCGCAGCCTTTCAGAAGAGGCGATCGAAATCATCCGCCGTCAGATCGCGGCGGAACGCTCGGGAGCACCCGCGGGGCGGCGCTTGAGATCGCTGATGGGAGAGGAAAGATTGAGCGATGACGAAGTAGAGGCTATCGCCGCGTCTCGCCATGAACGTGATCGGGAACCGCCAAGTTTCGACAAATGA